Sequence from the Thermostichus vulcanus str. 'Rupite' genome:
GGCAGCGATTGCCTCTTGGCAGACCTTTGTGCGGGAACAGGCGGATGTAGCGTTGGCCAAGGGTCAGGTTTTTTCCTTGGCTTTCCTCGCCTTTACAGCTGTGTTTCGGGAAGGGGCGGAGACGGTGTTGCTTTATGTGGGCTTGGCACCTTCTCTATCAGCGGCAGATTTTTGGGCGGGGGTAGGGCTGGGATCCCTGACGCTGACGGTGGTGGCGGTGCTGCTGTTGCAGGTGGGCAAGAAGTTGCCCATCAAGGTGTTTTTTCGGGGCTTAAGCCTGTTGATCTTCTACCTGGGCTTTAAGTTTTTGGGCAGTGGCCTGCATGCGTTACAAATGGCTGACTGGCTACCGCTGACCCCTCTGGCCGGGATCCCGAAGTTGCGCTGGTTTGGCATTTACCCCACTTGGCAAACGCTGCTACCGCAGATGCTGCTGTTGGGAGTAGCTCTGACTGTAGGGCTGTGGCAACGGCTACGGACTGAGCCGGCTGAATAGCTGGCGCGGGATCCTTCTTGGGGGTTGCGCTCCGTCCAAAACAAACCAAAACAAAACCTGCCAGAGGGACTCCAGCAGGCTAGCAACAATAGATTGCCTTTAGATTATTGGATTGTCCTCACAGAGCCAGCAATAAGGCCAGATCGCCCTTAGGGTATGGCGTGCAATCAGAATCAGCAGTTAATCTGCGTGATCAATTGCCTGAGGGTCAATGCAGCACCAAAGGGATCAGTTGTCGTAGACCCGGCACTCGATGGCATCTGGGTTTTCGGCGCAGTGCTGTTCCAGGCTATTGAGGGTGGTAGGTTGGTGGCTGCGGGCCGCCAGTACCTCTTCTACCGCATCCCAAGCAGCACGGCAGTGGGGATCCCCTTCGCCGTACTCGGAACAGATGCTGCGAGCGTTTTCCAGTTCTTTGGCGATGACATCAGACAGTCCCATATGCTTGAGCTCCTCTAGATAAGTGGGGCCAGTAGCCCGCTGGTGTGATCGGTCAACGAGGGTTCGTGTGGATCAATGAAAGAGAATGAGTCCAGGATAGTCACCTTGCGCCAACCGATCTCATAAGTTGGATACAGTTTTATTCTAAACAATGGCGGTGGGGGGCTGTACTCACCCTTTTGGGATCTCTTTGGGATCCTTCCGCACACTCCTAGGATCCTTCAGGCCCCAAACAGTTGTCCAATCTGCTGCCGAACCATCTGGGCGGATCCCTGTTGGCGGACTTGTCCTTCCGACAAGAAGATCGCGCCGTCTGCCCATTCCAGTTCCGCCAGCCGATGGGTGACCCAAAGGGCAGTGATCCCCTCTTGATCCACCAGTTGTCGGATGCACTGCACCAGATCCGCTTGGCTATCGGGATCCAACAAGGCTGTCGGCTCATCCAGAAGCAGCACTTGAGCACGACGTGCCAAAGCCCCCGCCACCGCCACCCGTTGTTTCTGCCCGCCACTCAGGCCGTGGATGGGTCGACGGATCATATGACTTAACCCCACCTGCCCCAGGGCGGTTTCCACCCGCTGTCGGATCTCCACCAAAGTCAGGGGCTCTGCCCCCAAGCCAAAGGCAACATCTGCCCCCACGGTGGGCATAAACAGTTGATGATCCGGGTTTTGAAAAACATAACCCAGTCGCCCGTTGATCTCTAGGTGGCCCGAAA
This genomic interval carries:
- a CDS encoding FTR1 family iron permease, encoding MSDYSDYTALDAASILLREGLEALLVLVALLAFLGKSGQSEQKPWVWLGGSVGLLAAVLLGLLVKLFFQQLLTHTRQEVLEGITGLVAAGLLFFVSFGLHRQAAIASWQTFVREQADVALAKGQVFSLAFLAFTAVFREGAETVLLYVGLAPSLSAADFWAGVGLGSLTLTVVAVLLLQVGKKLPIKVFFRGLSLLIFYLGFKFLGSGLHALQMADWLPLTPLAGIPKLRWFGIYPTWQTLLPQMLLLGVALTVGLWQRLRTEPAE
- a CDS encoding Calvin cycle protein CP12; its protein translation is MGLSDVIAKELENARSICSEYGEGDPHCRAAWDAVEEVLAARSHQPTTLNSLEQHCAENPDAIECRVYDN
- a CDS encoding energy-coupling factor ABC transporter ATP-binding protein, with the translated sequence MSKVAIRVEHLTFAWPGRPPVLKECSFSIPTGELWMLLGPNGSGKSTLLQLLSGALTYPKPLSGHLEINGRLGYVFQNPDHQLFMPTVGADVAFGLGAEPLTLVEIRQRVETALGQVGLSHMIRRPIHGLSGGQKQRVAVAGALARRAQVLLLDEPTALLDPDSQADLVQCIRQLVDQEGITALWVTHRLAELEWADGAIFLSEGQVRQQGSAQMVRQQIGQLFGA